From the Schistocerca piceifrons isolate TAMUIC-IGC-003096 chromosome 2, iqSchPice1.1, whole genome shotgun sequence genome, the window atgtgtgtttcgaaaaagcccaaaattgcggaccattggagcactaatcctgttcttagttgtaacttttgtccccatgtcatgagccgtttgcgtttcactcagatactgtcatgcttgcatcttgttgacaattcaaatcagaaaaaaccaggcgaagatggatttcatccactttacaaagttttgccatattataataatttgaaggagcgatgtatccaggcatatcgtccctcagaaaaagtgacaattgatgaaggaatttgcccatttcgaggtcgtgtgagtttccgtgtttacatgcaaaataagcctcataagtatggactgaaagtatatgctgttgctgaagccagtagtggctatgttgtaaattttgaagtttatgctggtaagcatattgttgacaattcttcgtctgcggttattttgcgattgttgtctgacagcagcttgctgaacaaaggccacactgtgtatttagatcgattttattccagtccagagctatttcagcaactggcagagaaaggcactggagctgttggtactgtgaacaaatccaggaaaggattgcctaaagatttagtatctgctaagctgaaaaagggcgaaatgtcttttcggcgtaaagataatgtattggcaatgaagtggaaagataagagagatgtgtatacattgtctacaaggcatcaagcaacatttggtacgcatactaagagaaatgggtctgtagtattgaaaccacttcaggtacttgattacaacctcaataaaattggagtggatattggagaccaacgcctgcagtacaatccgttccagcacagaactgtgaaatggtggcgaaaattatatttccatttgctgcttatgggagtatcaaatgcattttggctgtacaatgcagtgcacaggaagaaaattacaataacagactttataacagtgcttgcagttcagcttgttgaagacgacacacttgaattcattccaagaaatgaaggaactgtaggtcggctaacaaagagacattttttgcagcacatacctgcaactactaagaagtatgctgctcgtgtgtgtcacgtgtgcagttccaggagcaagaaacagagtggcaaggcttctcgcaaagagacacgatacgaatgtgaacagtgtggcgttgcactctgcctggaaccttgctttaaaattttccacactaaaaaacaatatgattctgtgtgaaatttatatgtaatactgtatactatcagaaacatgtaatgtagtgccacaattttggttaaaaataaatcacaattgtattcccttattcgtatgactttttctaaattcttaaaacatctaagtgatttctataactgtaccttaaagctgtgcattgta encodes:
- the LOC124776192 gene encoding piggyBac transposable element-derived protein 4-like, which codes for MYVVTHNVIFFLEDEIDDSLSSDEDENDVEGVASNPAAVPYPKDSEWTAVDTYRPLPVNTTPRQILVDIDESSSVLDCSKVFLTDSDVNELKRQTNLYASQTIQKKRRGNNLKPHSVLSSWKPVTISEMRRFLGIIFHMCVSKKPKIADHWSTNPVLSCNFCPHVMSRLRFTQILSCLHLVDNSNQKKPGEDGFHPLYKVLPYYNNLKERCIQAYRPSEKVTIDEGICPFRGRVSFRVYMQNKPHKYGLKVYAVAEASSGYVVNFEVYAGKHIVDNSSSAVILRLLSDSSLLNKGHTVYLDRFYSSPELFQQLAEKGTGAVGTVNKSRKGLPKDLVSAKLKKGEMSFRRKDNVLAMKWKDKRDVYTLSTRHQATFGTHTKRNGSVVLKPLQVLDYNLNKIGVDIGDQRLQYNPFQHRTVKWWRKLYFHLLLMGVSNAFWLYNAVHRKKITITDFITVLAVQLVEDDTLEFIPRNEGTVGRLTKRHFLQHIPATTKKYAARVCHVCSSRSKKQSGKASRKETRYECEQCGVALCLEPCFKIFHTKKQYDSV